In Helicobacter anatolicus, a single genomic region encodes these proteins:
- a CDS encoding DMT family transporter, with amino-acid sequence MNFIFLILAGLLEVVGVLVLKKISMGKKVLQWILLLCITFGLSLYFLGLSMREFSMSVAYAIWTGIGTFGGVILSIVVFKESCNFKKLFFIFLIVASVIGLKTL; translated from the coding sequence ATGAATTTTATTTTTTTAATTTTGGCGGGATTGCTTGAAGTGGTAGGTGTTCTGGTGCTCAAAAAAATTTCTATGGGTAAAAAAGTTTTACAATGGATATTATTGCTTTGTATTACCTTTGGTTTATCGCTTTATTTTTTAGGTTTGAGTATGAGAGAGTTTTCAATGAGCGTAGCTTATGCGATTTGGACGGGGATAGGAACCTTTGGGGGAGTGATATTAAGCATTGTTGTATTTAAAGAGAGCTGTAATTTTAAAAAGCTCTTTTTTATTTTTTTGATTGTGGCTTCAGTGATTGGGTTAAAGACTTTATAG
- a CDS encoding outer membrane beta-barrel protein: MQFKKIIPLLFFMQALFAKDGFFVGAEMQLGNTNIKEKVCGERCANGQPSINEYIYTDSKSTSFDAGLLLGYQHLFDEKKAHGLKASLHLYGGTGYKISSKAHDFYSFELNYIPIKTGLDLAYIFNFYNQEEHKVGFSVGVGYEVDVYLPSNGKYSHYPILGPANLKTKNLIAHGIYPTLGFYYILKQHHKFEINYRYTGLIKQINPDDSIIVNSQVDKDKLDPITHKLQYNNYFVLNYSYIF, encoded by the coding sequence ATGCAATTTAAAAAAATTATTCCTCTTCTCTTTTTTATGCAAGCCCTTTTTGCAAAAGATGGTTTTTTTGTCGGTGCAGAGATGCAACTAGGAAATACCAATATTAAAGAAAAAGTTTGTGGTGAAAGATGTGCAAATGGGCAGCCTTCAATCAATGAATATATCTATACAGACTCTAAATCTACTTCTTTTGATGCGGGATTACTTTTAGGCTATCAACATCTCTTTGATGAAAAAAAAGCACATGGTCTAAAAGCCTCTCTTCATCTTTATGGAGGCACTGGATATAAAATATCATCAAAAGCACATGATTTTTATTCTTTTGAACTTAACTATATCCCTATTAAAACTGGTTTAGATCTTGCTTATATTTTTAATTTTTATAATCAAGAAGAACATAAAGTTGGTTTTAGCGTTGGTGTAGGATATGAAGTTGATGTCTATCTTCCTAGCAATGGAAAATATAGCCATTATCCTATTCTTGGACCTGCCAATCTTAAGACTAAAAATCTCATTGCACATGGAATCTATCCCACTCTAGGGTTTTACTACATTCTAAAACAACACCATAAGTTTGAAATCAACTATCGCTATACTGGATTAATTAAGCAAATTAACCCCGATGATAGCATCATTGTAAACTCGCAAGTAGATAAAGATAAATTAGATCCCATAACCCATAAACTACAATATAATAATTATTTTGTTTTAAATTATTCTTATATTTTTTAA
- a CDS encoding radical SAM protein has product MKPILFGPITSRRFGTSLGIDLSPNIKQCNFDCLYCELEGKRAIEKMEDIISVDSILQALQNTSLDSIDVLTITANGEPTLYPHLYELIQKIKTIIPQKTKTLILSNGSRFGESCVQKALLLFDKVKFSLDGGNQKIFSRIDRPHKNLMLQNITEGIRNFSKIYQGELFAEILFIKNINDKQENLDNLINFFKDLKLARIDLSTIDRPPAYTTTPLSFEELELIAKFLQKELPHIPISIPKRKAPLQDAQYLEKEELFNLIARRPIEATEAQKIFTKDTLSHLTALLNEKRIFLQKVDQLFFYTTKNI; this is encoded by the coding sequence ATGAAACCTATACTTTTTGGCCCTATTACTTCACGAAGATTTGGCACTTCTTTGGGGATTGATCTCTCCCCAAATATAAAACAATGCAATTTTGACTGCTTATATTGCGAACTAGAAGGCAAAAGAGCTATAGAAAAAATGGAAGATATTATTAGTGTAGATTCTATCCTTCAAGCACTACAAAATACTTCTTTAGATTCTATTGATGTATTGACGATTACTGCAAATGGTGAGCCAACCCTCTATCCTCATCTCTACGAGCTAATACAAAAAATCAAAACTATTATCCCGCAAAAAACAAAGACTCTAATTTTAAGCAATGGGTCAAGATTTGGCGAAAGCTGTGTGCAAAAAGCTCTGCTTTTATTTGATAAAGTTAAATTTTCTCTAGATGGTGGAAATCAAAAAATATTTTCTCGTATCGATAGGCCACACAAAAATCTTATGCTCCAAAATATTACAGAAGGAATTAGAAATTTTTCAAAAATTTATCAAGGAGAACTTTTTGCAGAAATTTTATTTATCAAAAATATCAATGACAAGCAAGAAAACCTTGATAATCTTATTAACTTCTTTAAAGATTTAAAATTAGCAAGAATTGATCTTAGCACAATTGATCGCCCTCCTGCTTACACAACTACTCCCTTAAGTTTTGAAGAACTAGAACTAATTGCTAAATTTTTACAAAAAGAATTACCTCATATCCCTATAAGTATTCCTAAGCGTAAAGCCCCCTTACAAGATGCACAATATCTCGAAAAAGAAGAACTTTTTAATCTTATTGCGCGTCGCCCTATTGAAGCTACAGAGGCACAAAAGATTTTTACAAAAGATACATTAAGTCATCTTACCGCTCTACTTAATGAAAAAAGAATTTTTCTACAAAAAGTCGATCAGCTTTTTTTTTACACTACTAAAAATATTTAA
- the topA gene encoding type I DNA topoisomerase, with protein MKNLIIVESPAKAKTIKNFLGKDYEVIASKGHIRDLPKFTLGITIKDQTFSAKYQVSKDHKDIVKEIQELAKKAKNIYIATDEDREGEAIGYHITQAIGKNVQDFPRIVFHEITKTAIQNALKSPRLIDMDKVNAQQARRFLDRIVGFKLSSLVASKIASKLSAGRVQSAALKIIVDKEREIKKFIPLDYYTIHGNFLDLDSQLISYRGQKIKEQDIVNYDLAKKMQEVLAKNTFIIKDLQKKSKKTPTPPPFMTSTLQQSSSSILGYSPTKTMSIAQKLYEGVQTHQGNMGVITYMRTDSLNIAKEAQDLAREKILKDFGKQYLPTKPKIYNTKSKGAQEAHEAIRPTNLDFTPEIAKSYLGKDELRIYTLIYNRFLASQMEDAVFESQSISFVGEDGIFKASGRKLVFDGFYKILGNEDKDKLLPDLKENEVAKLQKIEVLKHTTQPPARYSEASLIKMLESLGIGRPSTYAPTITLLNNRDYINVEKKQIFPQDSAFKVIEMLEQYFNEIVDSTFSASLESKLDAIAEEKLDWQKVLWEFYEPFEKKIIQGKQDIVSQKVVISTGEFCPKCNSELVIRKSRYGEFTACSGYPKCKYIKPRENNTTQEESQENCEKCGKPMVKKMSRNGEFLACSGYPDCKNTKPLHNNNTAPQVIENISCPECQGEILLRRSKRGLFYGCANYPKCNFISKFLPTKQTCPECNYIMAERTYRNKEVFECIKCKHRIEK; from the coding sequence ATGAAAAATCTAATTATCGTAGAATCTCCAGCTAAAGCAAAAACCATTAAAAACTTTTTAGGCAAAGATTATGAAGTCATCGCCTCCAAAGGACACATTAGAGATTTACCTAAATTTACCTTAGGTATCACTATAAAAGATCAAACATTTTCAGCAAAATACCAAGTTTCTAAAGATCATAAGGATATCGTCAAAGAAATTCAAGAACTTGCAAAAAAAGCAAAAAATATTTATATCGCAACCGATGAGGATCGTGAAGGTGAGGCTATTGGTTATCACATCACACAAGCTATTGGTAAAAATGTACAAGATTTTCCACGTATTGTTTTTCATGAAATTACAAAAACTGCTATACAAAATGCATTAAAAAGTCCTCGTCTCATTGATATGGATAAAGTCAATGCACAACAAGCAAGAAGGTTTCTAGATAGAATCGTGGGTTTTAAACTTAGCTCACTTGTTGCCAGTAAAATTGCATCAAAACTTAGCGCAGGGAGAGTGCAAAGTGCAGCTTTAAAAATTATTGTAGATAAAGAAAGAGAGATTAAAAAATTTATTCCGCTAGATTACTACACCATTCATGGAAATTTTTTAGATTTAGATTCTCAACTTATTTCTTATCGAGGTCAAAAAATCAAAGAACAAGATATTGTAAATTATGACCTTGCAAAAAAAATGCAAGAAGTATTAGCAAAAAATACCTTTATCATCAAAGACTTGCAAAAAAAATCTAAAAAAACCCCCACTCCTCCGCCATTTATGACCTCTACTTTACAGCAAAGTTCTTCCAGTATTTTGGGATACTCTCCAACAAAAACCATGAGTATTGCTCAAAAGCTTTACGAAGGTGTACAAACCCATCAAGGCAACATGGGGGTAATCACCTACATGAGAACAGATAGCCTAAATATCGCTAAAGAAGCACAAGATCTTGCTAGAGAAAAAATCCTTAAAGATTTTGGTAAGCAATATTTACCCACAAAGCCAAAAATCTACAATACCAAAAGCAAAGGTGCGCAAGAAGCACATGAAGCTATACGCCCTACAAACCTTGATTTTACTCCAGAAATTGCAAAATCCTATCTCGGAAAAGATGAATTAAGAATCTATACATTAATTTACAATCGCTTCTTAGCTTCGCAAATGGAAGATGCGGTTTTTGAAAGTCAAAGCATCAGTTTTGTTGGCGAAGATGGAATCTTTAAAGCCAGTGGGCGCAAACTAGTTTTTGATGGTTTTTATAAAATTTTAGGTAATGAGGACAAAGATAAACTACTCCCTGATCTTAAAGAAAATGAAGTAGCAAAATTACAAAAAATCGAAGTTTTAAAACACACAACACAACCCCCAGCACGCTATTCTGAAGCATCTTTGATTAAAATGCTAGAAAGCCTAGGAATAGGGCGTCCAAGTACTTATGCACCCACTATCACATTACTAAATAATCGCGACTATATCAATGTAGAAAAAAAACAAATTTTCCCGCAAGATAGTGCTTTTAAAGTCATAGAAATGCTAGAGCAATACTTTAATGAAATTGTAGATTCTACTTTTAGTGCTTCTTTAGAATCTAAACTTGATGCTATTGCTGAAGAAAAACTAGATTGGCAAAAAGTACTTTGGGAATTTTATGAACCTTTTGAGAAAAAAATCATACAAGGAAAACAAGATATTGTTTCGCAAAAAGTCGTTATCTCCACAGGAGAATTTTGTCCAAAATGTAATAGCGAACTTGTAATTAGAAAAAGTAGATATGGGGAATTTACCGCTTGCAGTGGCTATCCTAAATGTAAATATATTAAGCCAAGAGAAAATAATACCACGCAAGAAGAAAGCCAAGAAAATTGTGAAAAATGCGGAAAGCCCATGGTTAAAAAAATGAGTAGAAATGGTGAATTTTTAGCCTGTAGCGGTTATCCTGATTGCAAAAATACAAAACCTCTACATAATAATAATACTGCTCCACAAGTTATAGAAAATATCTCCTGTCCTGAGTGTCAAGGTGAGATTTTATTACGGAGAAGCAAAAGAGGGCTTTTTTATGGATGTGCAAACTATCCTAAATGTAATTTTATTTCCAAATTTCTTCCTACAAAACAAACTTGCCCTGAATGTAATTATATTATGGCAGAGCGCACTTATAGAAACAAGGAAGTCTTTGAGTGCATCAAATGTAAGCATAGAATTGAAAAATGA
- a CDS encoding flagellin B: MSFRINTNIAALNAHSIGVQTNRHIANSLEKLSSGLRINKAADDASGMAIADSLRSQSESLGQAIKNANDAIGIIQIADKAMDEQLKILDTIKTKAIQAAQDGQSQETRRSLQSDIRRLMEELDNIANTTSFNGQQMLSGAFTNKEFQIGAYSNTTVKASIGSTSSDKIGHIRMESASVDGEGMLASAGGNNLTEVSLNFKATDGVNNYELETVKISTSAGTGIGALSEVINRFSDKLGVKATYNVMATGTSPVMSGTVRGLTINGVEIGTINDIRKNDADGKLVNAINSVKDQTGVEASLDITGRLNLTSVDGRAIAIHAESEDSSRVFGGGNFAGISGNNHAIVGRLTLIRNDARDIVVSGTNFSHIGFHSSQGIAEVTTSLRQIKGMFSADIASASGANANVAQADLNRQGLGAGVTTLKGAMIVMDMADSARSQLDKIRADMGSVQIQLVSTINNISVTQVNVKAAESQIRDVDFAAESANFSKNNILAQSGSFALAQANAVQQNVLRLLQ, from the coding sequence ATGAGTTTTAGGATAAATACAAACATTGCGGCATTAAATGCCCATAGTATAGGTGTGCAAACAAATAGGCATATAGCAAACTCTTTGGAGAAGTTAAGTTCTGGTTTGAGAATCAATAAAGCAGCAGATGATGCTTCAGGTATGGCAATTGCAGATAGCTTGCGAAGCCAGAGTGAGAGTTTAGGGCAGGCAATTAAAAACGCAAATGATGCGATTGGTATTATACAAATTGCAGATAAGGCTATGGATGAGCAGTTGAAAATTTTGGATACAATCAAAACTAAGGCTATTCAAGCCGCACAAGATGGTCAAAGTCAAGAGACAAGAAGATCTTTACAAAGTGATATTAGAAGATTGATGGAAGAGCTTGATAATATTGCAAATACCACAAGCTTTAATGGGCAACAAATGCTTTCTGGTGCATTTACAAATAAAGAATTCCAAATTGGTGCATATTCTAATACAACTGTAAAAGCTTCAATTGGTTCTACAAGTTCTGATAAAATCGGACATATTAGAATGGAGAGTGCTTCAGTAGATGGCGAGGGGATGTTAGCATCTGCTGGTGGTAATAATCTTACAGAGGTTTCATTAAATTTTAAGGCTACTGATGGTGTAAATAATTATGAGCTTGAAACCGTGAAAATTTCTACATCTGCAGGAACAGGTATTGGTGCATTAAGTGAAGTAATTAATAGATTCTCTGATAAATTAGGTGTAAAAGCAACTTATAATGTTATGGCAACAGGGACAAGTCCTGTAATGTCTGGTACAGTAAGAGGATTGACAATTAATGGTGTAGAGATTGGAACAATTAATGATATTCGTAAAAATGATGCAGATGGGAAATTGGTTAATGCAATCAATAGCGTGAAAGATCAAACAGGTGTAGAGGCATCTTTAGATATTACAGGAAGATTAAATCTTACTTCTGTTGATGGGCGTGCGATTGCTATCCATGCGGAGAGTGAAGATTCTTCAAGGGTTTTTGGTGGCGGAAACTTTGCAGGAATCTCTGGAAATAATCACGCAATTGTAGGGCGTTTGACACTGATTAGAAATGATGCAAGAGATATTGTTGTAAGTGGTACAAACTTCTCTCATATTGGTTTTCACTCTTCTCAAGGTATTGCGGAAGTTACAACAAGTTTGCGACAAATTAAAGGCATGTTTAGCGCTGATATTGCTTCTGCTTCTGGAGCAAATGCTAATGTGGCGCAGGCAGATTTAAATAGACAGGGCTTGGGTGCTGGTGTTACAACATTAAAAGGTGCAATGATTGTAATGGATATGGCAGATTCTGCAAGATCACAGCTTGATAAAATTAGAGCAGATATGGGTTCTGTACAAATTCAATTGGTATCAACAATTAATAATATTTCTGTAACACAAGTAAATGTAAAAGCTGCAGAATCTCAAATTAGAGATGTGGACTTTGCTGCAGAATCTGCAAACTTCTCAAAAAATAATATTTTGGCGCAAAGTGGAAGTTTTGCATTAGCACAAGCAAACGCAGTCCAACAAAATGTATTAAGATTATTACAATAG
- a CDS encoding motility associated factor glycosyltransferase family protein, which produces MDIYKKNLDALKKKDPLLALALMQVKPNENFEVYMDDKDNANFNIIRKKDAVPLFTHKPLEESMQKINEFVPYSYYPYLYFYGLGNGVFYRLLLSNEQIKRIVIIEPEIEILFIVLNLVDFSEEILSDRVILLFSPHCNSVMINSLFLMDKKSKLYAKVYDLFVFNFFYEQYKEEIVRINQDFIKSIEHNVISVGNDTRDAIIGLQQHIFNLPDMLESPTLIELINKLQNRDTAVIVSTGPSLNKQLPLLKEIAPYVTLFCIDASFPILYKNGIKPDVVLSLERVEATAKFYTDTPEQAQEDVVFAITSIVHPKLKNAITKGVKQFSMRPFGYTNMFGFHEYGYLGIGMSAANMAYEMVVHSRFKRCILIGQDLAFGEDGSSHAQDAVYGSNEIKPKEQKVFVEKYGGGGEVETTLVWKLFLQFFETDIAHTPYKIEVINATEGGARIHGAKEMAFKDAINLIEKKEKQKIILSYPDKKKSAKNLKLARKKCEDIIQYGMRKKKMIEELFLKIAGYIEEIEELNKINALNRINFKKIDSLNKKIDKVKMLFEDIKFVNYFSDAIQSYIFHQELDIAKILVRYTKNEEERKAKQLEWLYIHKYWLFSLAGGMDCVINVIKDTLKEQGEFTKI; this is translated from the coding sequence ATGGATATTTATAAAAAGAATCTTGATGCTTTAAAGAAAAAAGATCCACTTTTAGCATTGGCGTTAATGCAAGTAAAGCCAAATGAAAATTTTGAAGTTTATATGGATGACAAAGATAATGCAAATTTTAATATTATAAGAAAAAAGGATGCTGTGCCCTTATTTACGCATAAACCTCTAGAAGAGAGTATGCAAAAAATTAATGAATTTGTTCCTTATAGTTATTATCCGTATTTATATTTTTATGGGCTTGGTAATGGGGTTTTTTATAGATTATTGCTGAGCAATGAGCAAATTAAACGCATTGTTATTATTGAACCAGAAATTGAAATTTTGTTTATTGTGTTAAATTTAGTGGATTTTAGTGAGGAAATTTTGAGTGATCGTGTGATTTTGCTTTTTTCACCACATTGTAATAGCGTGATGATTAATTCTTTATTTTTGATGGATAAAAAAAGCAAATTATATGCAAAAGTTTATGATCTTTTTGTGTTTAACTTTTTTTATGAACAATATAAAGAGGAGATTGTAAGAATTAATCAAGATTTTATCAAAAGCATTGAACATAATGTTATTAGTGTAGGGAATGATACAAGAGATGCAATTATAGGATTGCAGCAGCATATTTTTAATTTGCCTGATATGTTGGAATCTCCCACATTGATTGAATTAATTAATAAATTGCAAAATCGTGATACAGCGGTTATTGTCTCCACAGGCCCAAGTCTTAATAAACAATTACCATTGCTAAAAGAAATTGCACCTTATGTTACATTATTTTGCATTGACGCTTCTTTTCCAATTTTATACAAAAATGGAATTAAACCAGATGTGGTATTATCTTTAGAACGCGTGGAAGCGACAGCAAAATTTTATACAGATACTCCAGAGCAAGCACAAGAAGATGTGGTGTTTGCAATTACTTCTATTGTGCATCCCAAGTTAAAAAATGCTATTACAAAAGGGGTGAAGCAATTTAGCATGCGACCTTTTGGTTATACAAATATGTTTGGATTCCATGAGTATGGTTATCTTGGTATCGGAATGAGTGCAGCAAATATGGCGTATGAAATGGTGGTGCATTCTAGATTTAAGCGGTGTATTTTGATTGGACAGGATCTGGCATTTGGAGAAGATGGGAGTTCGCATGCACAAGATGCAGTTTATGGAAGCAATGAAATTAAACCAAAGGAACAAAAAGTATTTGTAGAAAAATATGGTGGAGGTGGAGAGGTAGAGACTACTCTTGTATGGAAGTTATTTTTGCAATTTTTTGAAACAGATATTGCACATACACCCTATAAAATTGAAGTGATTAATGCAACAGAGGGTGGAGCAAGAATTCATGGTGCAAAAGAAATGGCTTTTAAAGATGCAATCAATTTGATTGAAAAAAAAGAAAAACAAAAAATAATATTATCTTATCCCGATAAAAAAAAGAGTGCAAAAAACCTCAAATTAGCACGTAAAAAATGTGAAGATATTATTCAATATGGTATGCGTAAAAAAAAGATGATTGAAGAATTGTTTTTGAAAATAGCAGGATATATCGAAGAGATAGAGGAGTTAAATAAGATCAATGCACTAAATCGTATTAATTTTAAAAAAATTGATTCTTTAAATAAGAAAATTGATAAGGTAAAAATGCTTTTTGAAGATATAAAATTTGTAAATTATTTTAGTGATGCAATACAATCTTATATATTTCATCAAGAGCTAGATATTGCAAAAATTTTAGTGCGATATACAAAAAATGAAGAAGAAAGAAAGGCAAAGCAGCTTGAGTGGTTGTATATTCATAAATACTGGTTATTTTCATTGGCTGGAGGAATGGATTGCGTTATTAATGTAATTAAGGATACATTAAAAGAGCAAGGGGAATTTACAAAAATTTAG
- a CDS encoding arsenate reductase family protein: MYGITNCGSVKKARIFLEERGIDYEFIDFKKFPPTIELVKNWVEKQGIAKVVNNKGMTYKKLGLKDKNLSQEELLECCVQNPSLIKRPVVQRGDILLLGFDEEIYKENLC, translated from the coding sequence ATGTATGGAATCACAAATTGTGGCAGTGTAAAAAAAGCGCGAATATTTCTTGAAGAAAGGGGGATAGATTATGAATTTATCGATTTCAAAAAATTCCCACCTACAATTGAATTGGTAAAAAACTGGGTAGAAAAGCAAGGCATTGCTAAGGTTGTGAATAATAAAGGTATGACTTATAAAAAACTAGGTTTAAAAGATAAGAATCTTAGTCAAGAGGAACTATTGGAATGTTGTGTGCAAAATCCTTCTTTAATTAAGCGACCTGTGGTACAGAGAGGGGATATATTATTATTGGGTTTTGATGAGGAGATATATAAGGAAAATTTATGTTAA
- a CDS encoding SH3 domain-containing C40 family peptidase encodes MLKKVVLTSAILVVGCIIALSWVIVKKEITEAKLDLPQDANYYITQQAEVELPKDIEKILRAKYLEKFYSPWDESIANPNIDEVFWIVPSLLKRPAFGPNLKRYSQEDMQKIYNSMDIEHYPSVALKAIITQDTSVRAVPTILPSFKARDDYPFDRWQNALIFKGTPVLITHYNTTRDFAHIQSGFVYGWVQVEHLAKIAPENEKILRNTQKYAIPNTDRIPIYNTHKDFVTMARMGEIFPIKKETQETFTIYIPEKKSDGFVELNRAEILKNDFSLFPKKFNLLSMASVIDSMMGQFYGWGGELQSRDCSAFLRDSFTNFGIYLPRNSAAQARYTENLIDLREMNAKEKEAYIIKNATPFATILWLNGHVMLYLGVLDGRAIVAHSAWGVNTSKMFNQSMNLLGGVVITTLTPASEKNGIFIKSKTLLDRVRGMSDLYDYILKIAQEG; translated from the coding sequence ATGTTAAAAAAGGTTGTTTTAACTTCAGCAATCCTTGTTGTTGGGTGTATAATTGCCCTATCTTGGGTAATTGTAAAAAAAGAAATTACTGAAGCAAAATTAGATTTACCTCAAGATGCAAATTATTATATAACACAACAAGCAGAAGTGGAACTTCCTAAAGATATTGAAAAAATTTTACGAGCAAAATATCTTGAAAAATTTTATAGCCCCTGGGATGAATCTATAGCAAATCCAAATATTGATGAGGTATTTTGGATTGTGCCATCTTTGTTAAAAAGACCAGCTTTTGGTCCTAATTTGAAGCGTTATAGTCAAGAAGATATGCAAAAAATTTATAATAGTATGGATATTGAACACTATCCCTCTGTAGCGCTAAAGGCTATTATTACACAGGATACCTCGGTAAGAGCAGTCCCTACAATTTTACCAAGTTTTAAGGCTAGAGATGATTATCCTTTTGATCGTTGGCAAAATGCGTTGATTTTTAAAGGAACTCCTGTTTTGATTACGCATTATAATACTACGAGGGATTTTGCACATATACAAAGTGGTTTTGTTTATGGTTGGGTGCAGGTGGAGCATTTGGCAAAAATCGCACCAGAAAATGAAAAAATCCTACGAAACACACAAAAATACGCAATTCCTAATACTGATAGGATTCCAATTTATAATACACATAAAGATTTTGTAACAATGGCAAGAATGGGAGAAATTTTTCCAATCAAAAAAGAAACTCAAGAAACTTTTACTATTTATATTCCTGAGAAAAAAAGTGATGGTTTTGTAGAGTTAAATAGAGCAGAGATTCTAAAAAATGATTTTTCACTTTTCCCCAAAAAGTTTAATCTCTTGAGTATGGCAAGTGTGATTGATAGCATGATGGGGCAATTTTATGGATGGGGTGGAGAATTGCAAAGCAGAGATTGTTCAGCTTTTTTAAGAGATAGCTTTACAAACTTTGGGATCTATCTTCCTAGAAATTCTGCTGCACAGGCAAGATATACAGAGAATTTGATTGATCTTAGAGAGATGAATGCAAAAGAAAAAGAGGCTTATATTATCAAAAATGCTACACCATTTGCTACGATTTTGTGGTTGAATGGACATGTTATGTTATACCTTGGTGTGCTAGATGGAAGGGCTATTGTGGCTCATAGTGCATGGGGGGTAAATACAAGTAAAATGTTTAATCAGTCAATGAATTTATTAGGTGGTGTTGTGATTACTACATTGACTCCTGCTAGTGAAAAAAATGGAATTTTTATCAAGTCTAAAACTTTGTTAGATAGAGTTAGGGGAATGTCAGATTTGTATGATTATATTTTAAAAATAGCACAAGAAGGATAG